DNA from Patescibacteria group bacterium:
TTTGCTATCTCAGCAAGCTTTGGCATCATTTCAGGAGTTGCTACTGCTACATCAAAATCACATTTACCTTCTTTTTTGATTTTACTTATATAGTCCTCGTCTCCTATAATATCAGCTCCCGCTTTTTTTGCTTCATCTAATTTTGTAGTAAAAGCAATTATTCTTTTTATCTTACCATTTCCATTTGGTAAAACTACGCTTGATCTGATAATTTGGTCACCTTTTTTTGGATCAATACCAAGCCCAATATGTACTTCAACAGATGCATCAAATTTTACAGTTGAAGTTTCTTTTATAAGTTGTACAGCTTCTTCTAAACCATAAACCTTGTTTCTGTCTACTTTTTCTTTTAAAGCCTTCATTCTCTTTGATTGATTTGACATTTTTTTGTTCTTTCTTTGAGGTGTTAACCCACGCCCCACCTTATTTCATATAGTGGAGTGCGGTCCCTCATTATTTTATTTAATCTTTTAACTTAATATCTACTAAAAATACTTTTCTTTCAAAACATTTTTTACCAATTTCATGTGGCCACTCTTTTTGATTAATATATGTGTCTTTTATATCATCACTATTGGTTTTAAATTCAGCACAAATTTCGTATTCTTTATCGCTCAAAATTTTATATTCATAATTGTTAATATCTGTTTCTGTTCTAAGATAATATAACATATCTGAACTCAAACTTTCTAAGTTTTTTGGTAGCTCTCCATAATTTCTAGTATATTCTTCAATACCATTTCTAATACTATTTAGATCATTAACAGTATTAGTATCAAATTTTATTTTTCTAACTTGGGCTGGGGAATCAGCAACTAAGAAACCAGAAATTAATATTGTAATTACTAAAAACATAGAACCCCAAAAATAAACCTTCGATACTATATTTTTTTCAAAATCAATCCGTTTAATATTATAAAGATAATAAGAAAGAACTACTCCAGAGATTACAATAGTGGTTAATACTTTTAAAGCAGTTTTAGATGTTAAATCACCATTTAAATAATTATTAATAATCACAATCAGAGAAATAATAATAACTACTGCAGAAACAAAAATAATAATATAAGTCATCCATTTCCTCAATTGCGAATTTTTATCTAATTCTCCTTTTTTCAAACTCTTTTGAATCAAGGAAGTCATCCAATAATAAACTGGCATAGCTATAATTACAGATGAAATAGCAAAACTCAAAGCCTCTGCTGAAAATCTACCACTATAATTAATAGTATCAGGGATTAATTTATTAATTACTTGAAATAAAATCATTCCACTTGAAATAGCTGCAAAAACTAAGCCAAATAATGATAATAAATAAAAGAATGTAATCTTAGCACTGTTTGTTGATGACATATTTTTGTTTTAGTTTATAAAAAACTCTATTCAATTTTTATACCCATTTGTCTAGCTGTACCTTCAACTATTTTCATAGCTGATTCTATATCATAAGCGTTAAGATCTGCAAATTTCTTCTCTGCAACTTCTCTTAATTTAGCTCTTGATATTGTAGCAACTTTTTCCGTTAGGGGTTTTCCAGAACCTTTTGATATCCCAGCAACTTTTTTTAATAATTCTGATGCTGGAGGTGTCTTTAGGATAAAATCAAAACTTGTATCTTCATAAATAGTAATAACAGCAGGAGTAACTTCTCCCATTCTATCTTTTGTAGCTTCATTAAATTTTGCACAAAAATCTTGAATATTTACTCCGTGTTGACCCAAAGCTGGTCCTACTGGTGGAGCTGGATTTGCTTTACCACCCTGTATTTGTAATTTTATAGTTGTCTTTATTTTTTTCTTTGCCATAATATTTTAGTTCTTTTTTAATTTAGATTTAGAGAAGCTCAACCAAAATAGGTCAACTAAACCTTTTTTACTTGTAAAAAATCTAATTCTACTGGAGTTTCACGACCAAACATTGAAACAAGAACTTTGATTTTTCCATGATTTTCATCAATAGAAAAAACTTTGCCCTCAAAATCTTTAAATGGTCCATCGATAATTTTTACACCAGCACCCTTTTCTACATCTATTTTATATTCTGGTTCTTCAACGCCCATTCTCTTTTGAAGACTTTTTACTTCTTCATCAGACATTGGTGTTGGATTTGTACCAGAACCAATAAAACCTGTAACATTTGGAGTATTTCTCACCACATACCAAGAATCATCTGTTACGCTCATTTTTACCAAAACATATCCTGGAAAAATCTTTTCCCTAACGGTTTTTCTTTTTCCATTCTTAATTTTTATTTTAGTTTCGGTTGGTATAAGTACATCCAAAATCTTATCTTGCATACTCATAGATTCTATTCTTTCTTCAAGATTTCTTTTTACATTTTCTTCATACCCAGAATATGTGTGTATCACATACCATCTTAATCCTAAATTTTCGTTCTGTTTTGACATAACATTTTTTATTTTAAAAAAATTATTTCACTATTAATTCTAAACCTTTTACCAAAAGAAAATCTACTATTCCTAAAAATATAAATACCATAAAACTAACAAATAATACTTGCTCTGTTTTTTTGATAACTTCTTTTTTTGTAGGCCAAATAACTTTCTTTAATTCTTTTACAGAATCTTTGATATAATTTACAAATTTATTAATCATGATTTTAAACTAAATAATAAAAAACTATAGCTAGAACCAGCTAATCAGTTAATATTATTATAGACATAATAATTAAAAATGTCAATAATGGGGCTAAAAAGCACTAATATACGCACTATCTAGAACCAGATTCTCTATATAATATAGGAGTAATAATATCATTACCCACATTATCTAATAATTCTTTTACGAGTGGAACTATGATATATTGTGGAGCAAAATTGCTTTCATCTATTTTTTTCACTTTAAATCTCAAAGCTGGAACAATAAGTTCTTGATTTTCTTCATTATCATACTTGTAATAATATATATAAATTTGCTCTGGGGTATCTAAATTTAAATCTATACTCTCTTCTGACTGATAATATTGTCTAGAATTTATTCCTCCATTTTGTACAAATTGTAATATTTTATCCTTATCTGTCTCGCAGTCATATAAAGATTTGTCATAATTTTGTAATTTCAAATTCGAAATGGATGCAACTTTTTTATATCTTATATTTACATTAATTATCAAACCAGAAGCTATTCCACCCTGATCATAAACAATTTTATCATTTAAAATCATCGGATAAACAACAGACATTGTCTCTGGAACATAAATTTCTCCCTTATCATCAGTCTGCTGATATATTTTCCATGTATTATCTATATATGGCTTAGAATAAAAATCTAAATTAATATTTTTTTCTTTTATAAAATCATCTACTATTTTTAGAATATCTTCATCACTTGGGATATCAGACATTTTTAAACTATTTGAATATAAATTTGACCATTTACTATTTTCAAAAATAGCAACTGCCCCTTCTTGAAAATTAACATTTACAACATGACCGAATTCGATATTTTCCTCTATAGTAAAATTTTGCAACATAGAATTCTCAAATTTTGATAAATCCAAAAGACCCAAATCAAAACTGTTCAAAAAATCAGGTACAACTAAATTAAATTTTTTATTTCTACTAAAAACATCCATTCTGGAATCTTTTATATCAAAATCATCTCCATTATATACATAATTATAACTTATTCTATCCATTGATGGCATTATCATAGATTTTGTAGCCGGAGATGGTATAGTAACATTATTTATTCCTCCTCTAACTCCTAATTCAGTCACTACTCTGACTTCATCTCTTGCGACATCAGCCACTTGTTCTTGCTGCAATGACAAATTACCAAAAGCTTTATCTTTCAAAGTGTTTATATGTGGAATGAATCCCAAGGCAAAATTATTATTACTATTTTTGTTATTCATAACATAATAACTCAATGGTATTATCAAAATAGTACACAAAGTAGCTCCAATAAAAACATAAACAAATTTTTGAACAAAATTAATATCTGAGTTTTTAATTTCTCTTTTATCCGAAGTTAAATTATTTTTTAATTTAATTGCAAATTTTTTATCAAATTTAATATTTGGCTTCGACTTCAAAAGTTCCAAAACTATATTTTTTATGTCAAATTCATAATTTTTTAATTCAGGATCTATAATATATAAATCTTCTAATATTTTTTCTATATTCATAATATTTTATTTATTAATAATGTTATAAATAAGGCAATCGGCATATCATTTCTAAGCTGTCTAATAACTCTTGAAAATGTCATTTTACAATTATCTTCTGTTTTTCCGATAATCTCCGATATTTCTTTATAAGATAATCCTTCCCAAACACGTAAAATAATAATTTCTCTTTTTTCTTTATCTATTTTTTTTAAATATTCTCTTAATTTTTCCAGTTGTATTCTATTTTCAACATCAATATCAATATTTTCGTCATTTGATAAATCCCATATATCTTCAATATCAAAATTATTTTTTTGTGTTCTAAAATAATCTATTACAGTATTTCTAGCTATTGTATATATCCAAGTAGAAAAACTAGATTTATTTTCATTAAATGTATTTAATTTAGTAAAAACCTTTAAAAATGTAGAACTTGTAATATCTTCTGCAGTTTCCTTGTGATATGTTTTGTAATAAATAAAGTTATAGATCTTTTCTATATAAATATCATATAAATTTCCAAAAGCGTCACTATTACCATTTTTTGCTTTTTGAATTAGATCTAATTCATTTTGATCCATATTTTTCTTGTCCCCATATTCGAGAAAGCTTAATTTACTACCTTCCAATTTTTCAATTCCACTGTATAATATTGTTTTTCAGGATCCTCTATATTATTTCTTTGTAATTTTACTGTAAAACAACCCTCACAATCCATTTTCAAAA
Protein-coding regions in this window:
- the rplA gene encoding 50S ribosomal protein L1 is translated as MSNQSKRMKALKEKVDRNKVYGLEEAVQLIKETSTVKFDASVEVHIGLGIDPKKGDQIIRSSVVLPNGNGKIKRIIAFTTKLDEAKKAGADIIGDEDYISKIKKEGKCDFDVAVATPEMMPKLAEIAKILGQKGLMPNPKSGTIGPDVTKMIEELKKGKESFKNDDSGNVHVAVGKISFEDKKIIENIQAFVETVKKIKPVSIKGTYIKNIYISSSMGPGIKVSM
- a CDS encoding DUF5671 domain-containing protein; protein product: MSSTNSAKITFFYLLSLFGLVFAAISSGMILFQVINKLIPDTINYSGRFSAEALSFAISSVIIAMPVYYWMTSLIQKSLKKGELDKNSQLRKWMTYIIIFVSAVVIIISLIVIINNYLNGDLTSKTALKVLTTIVISGVVLSYYLYNIKRIDFEKNIVSKVYFWGSMFLVITILISGFLVADSPAQVRKIKFDTNTVNDLNSIRNGIEEYTRNYGELPKNLESLSSDMLYYLRTETDINNYEYKILSDKEYEICAEFKTNSDDIKDTYINQKEWPHEIGKKCFERKVFLVDIKLKD
- the rplK gene encoding 50S ribosomal protein L11, which gives rise to MAKKKIKTTIKLQIQGGKANPAPPVGPALGQHGVNIQDFCAKFNEATKDRMGEVTPAVITIYEDTSFDFILKTPPASELLKKVAGISKGSGKPLTEKVATISRAKLREVAEKKFADLNAYDIESAMKIVEGTARQMGIKIE
- the nusG gene encoding transcription termination/antitermination protein NusG yields the protein MSKQNENLGLRWYVIHTYSGYEENVKRNLEERIESMSMQDKILDVLIPTETKIKIKNGKRKTVREKIFPGYVLVKMSVTDDSWYVVRNTPNVTGFIGSGTNPTPMSDEEVKSLQKRMGVEEPEYKIDVEKGAGVKIIDGPFKDFEGKVFSIDENHGKIKVLVSMFGRETPVELDFLQVKKV
- the secE gene encoding preprotein translocase subunit SecE — translated: MINKFVNYIKDSVKELKKVIWPTKKEVIKKTEQVLFVSFMVFIFLGIVDFLLVKGLELIVK
- a CDS encoding sigma-70 family RNA polymerase sigma factor — encoded protein: MDQNELDLIQKAKNGNSDAFGNLYDIYIEKIYNFIYYKTYHKETAEDITSSTFLKVFTKLNTFNENKSSFSTWIYTIARNTVIDYFRTQKNNFDIEDIWDLSNDENIDIDVENRIQLEKLREYLKKIDKEKREIIILRVWEGLSYKEISEIIGKTEDNCKMTFSRVIRQLRNDMPIALFITLLINKIL